One part of the Papilio machaon chromosome 5, ilPapMach1.1, whole genome shotgun sequence genome encodes these proteins:
- the LOC106713537 gene encoding neurogenic differentiation factor 1: protein MSSIGVVVFRNSPLGKAQVLQESVNNTVNISNNDANPNIGEIIIVRKKHKITSPNTVSVSSIVRATDSANSNLAKRPRFRENLLEDASKSPTPLAVARRNARERNRVRQVNDGFAALRRHIPDEVAAAFENANSNRGPNKKLSKVETLRMAVEYIRNLESLLNIGHDKENMSRPSMESFPSPASSSPRENSQERSYFSLNSPAIDDDDIDEDDLDGSLQLQQQSYMEMPSSETFHLVATPHLYDEEECVGQPLTPSSDLLGHEEGNAPMIDGHFPFPNSAEQFSVIPEQNYCSETEIALHDRDFEVKYAQSIHQQMQPDFENETELPLEAINPDLILSQNQYKFKEEDHAFLENQPYNEIELKKELPEIQVTPEDREQFEETLKWWQEKTRQSRPLSKTKN, encoded by the coding sequence ATGAGTTCCATCGGAGTCGTAGTGTTTCGTAACTCACCGCTCGGCAAAGCGCAGGTGCTTCAAGAATCCGTGAATAATACTGTGAACATATCAAATAACGATGCCAACCCGAACATTGGTGAAATTATTATcgtaagaaaaaaacacaagaTCACATCTCCAAATACGGTTTCAGTGTCATCGATAGTGCGTGCAACAGATTCTGCGAATTCCAATCTGGCAAAGAGACCCAGATTTCGTGAAAATCTACTAGAGGATGCATCAAAATCCCCAACTCCACTTGCTGTGGCTCGTAGAAATGCGCGGGAAAGAAACCGAGTGCGACAAGTTAATGACGGATTTGCCGCACTACGCCGTCATATACCAGATGAAGTGGCGGCAGCTTTTGAGAATGCTAATTCAAATCGTGGACCAAACAAAAAACTGAGCAAAGTAGAAACTTTACGTATGGCCGTGGAATATATACGAAACCTAGAAAGCTTACTGAACATAGGCCAtgacaaagaaaatatgtcGAGACCATCAATGGAATCTTTTCCGTCACCGGCTTCGTCGTCACCTCGAGAAAACAGTCAAGAAAGAAGTTATTTCTCATTGAATTCGCCAGCAATCGACGATGACGATATTGACGAGGACGACTTAGATGGCTCCCTCCAATTACAACAACAGTCTTATATGGAAATGCCATCGTCAGAAACATTCCACCTTGTCGCTACTCCACACTTGTATGATGAAGAAGAGTGTGTAGGTCAACCATTAACTCCATCATCGGATCTCCTGGGACATGAAGAAGGAAATGCGCCTATGATAGATGGCCACTTTCCTTTTCCTAATTCAGCAGaacaattttcagttataCCTGAACAAAACTATTGCAGTGAAACAGAAATAGCATTACATGACAGAGATTTCGAAGTCAAATACGCACAATCTATACACCAACAGATGCAACCAGATTTCGAAAATGAGACAGAACTACCTCTGGAGGCTATAAATCCAGATTTAATTCTTTCTCAgaatcaatataaatttaaagaagaaGATCATGCATTTCTGGAAAATCAACCATATAATGAAATTGAACTTAAGAAAGAGCTTCCAGAAATTCAAGTAACACCCGAAGATAGGGAACAATTTGAAGAAACGTTGAAATGGTGGCAAGAAAAAACCAGACAAAGCCGTCCACTATCTAAAACTAAGAACtag